A window from Kribbella jejuensis encodes these proteins:
- a CDS encoding carboxylesterase/lipase family protein has product MSSVPSRRTRVTLAALTAALAAAVSGTAATTAAHAAPATSPPAATTAPPTAAADAVPATWRPDATPAARTAAAPALRTLAASTPRTLAAFTPRTLAASTPRTAVVRNGAGGPVVVTGNGFVRGVSADGTSAFLGIPYAAAPTGNLRWRAPQPVPSWRGVRDATKYGPGCPQAPGIAPPGTLSEDCLYLNVSTANLHGMTKRPVLVWIHGGGLTADSGSNYDGTKLAKAGAVVVTINYRLGALGFLAHPALASRGGAAGNYGLMDQQAALRWVQRNIAQFGGDPHNVTIAGESAGGMSVLAHVTSRSSKGLFQKAIVESGAFALQQESLAKAEANGQEFASKVGCADQTAACLREVPVQALVDNAATASVTIPGVVDGAVLKESIGTALAAGRFNHVPILNGSNHDEEALFTLGGRVVSRGYNVAYTTPVTAANYESNIAAALRINPTQATAIAADYPLASYPSPDKAFGTLVGDATFACTAAQVDKWTNAQAYEFNDDTAPFLFAPPGTLSVATHGSELWYLFDLPNAPFQQPLDAAQTNLADTMRADWVKFAATGTFGPVAGTVSYQLPAPSLSTDFAERHHCATFAQNLDKVK; this is encoded by the coding sequence ATGAGCTCCGTCCCCTCCCGACGCACCCGCGTCACCCTCGCCGCACTCACCGCGGCCCTGGCAGCCGCGGTAAGCGGAACAGCCGCCACCACCGCGGCCCACGCCGCCCCGGCAACCTCGCCACCCGCCGCGACAACCGCCCCGCCCACCGCCGCGGCCGACGCCGTCCCGGCAACCTGGCGGCCCGACGCGACACCCGCCGCGCGCACCGCCGCAGCACCCGCCCTGCGCACCCTCGCGGCATCCACCCCGCGCACCCTCGCGGCATTCACCCCGCGCACCCTCGCGGCATCCACCCCGCGCACTGCCGTGGTGCGGAACGGGGCCGGCGGGCCGGTGGTTGTCACGGGCAACGGGTTCGTCCGTGGTGTTTCTGCTGACGGGACGTCGGCGTTCCTGGGGATCCCGTACGCTGCCGCGCCGACCGGAAACCTGCGGTGGCGTGCTCCGCAGCCGGTGCCGAGCTGGCGGGGTGTCCGCGACGCGACCAAGTACGGCCCGGGGTGTCCGCAGGCTCCCGGCATCGCGCCGCCAGGGACGTTGAGTGAGGACTGCCTCTACTTGAACGTGTCCACGGCGAACCTGCACGGCATGACCAAGCGGCCTGTGCTGGTGTGGATCCACGGCGGAGGGCTGACCGCGGACAGCGGCTCCAACTACGACGGCACCAAGCTCGCGAAGGCCGGTGCGGTCGTCGTCACGATCAACTACCGCCTGGGAGCGCTCGGCTTTCTCGCGCATCCGGCGCTGGCGTCCCGCGGTGGAGCGGCAGGCAACTACGGGCTGATGGACCAGCAGGCCGCGCTCCGGTGGGTGCAGCGGAACATCGCCCAGTTCGGCGGTGACCCGCACAACGTGACCATCGCCGGTGAGTCTGCTGGTGGCATGTCGGTGCTCGCGCACGTGACGTCGCGCAGTTCGAAGGGTCTGTTCCAGAAGGCGATCGTGGAGAGCGGCGCGTTCGCGCTGCAGCAGGAGTCGCTGGCCAAGGCTGAGGCGAACGGTCAGGAGTTCGCCTCGAAGGTCGGATGCGCGGATCAGACTGCCGCCTGCCTGCGAGAGGTGCCGGTTCAGGCGCTCGTGGACAACGCCGCGACCGCGAGCGTCACCATCCCGGGGGTCGTCGACGGCGCGGTCCTCAAGGAATCCATCGGCACCGCCCTCGCGGCCGGCCGCTTCAACCACGTCCCGATCCTCAACGGCAGCAACCACGACGAGGAAGCCCTCTTCACCCTCGGCGGCCGGGTGGTGAGCCGCGGCTACAACGTCGCGTACACCACCCCGGTGACCGCAGCCAACTACGAGAGCAACATCGCCGCCGCCCTCCGCATCAACCCCACCCAAGCCACAGCCATCGCCGCCGACTACCCCCTCGCCTCCTACCCGTCACCTGACAAGGCATTCGGCACCTTGGTCGGCGACGCCACCTTCGCCTGCACCGCGGCACAGGTCGACAAGTGGACCAACGCCCAGGCCTACGAGTTCAACGACGACACTGCCCCGTTCTTGTTCGCCCCTCCTGGCACCCTCTCGGTGGCCACCCACGGCTCCGAGCTGTGGTACCTGTTCGACCTCCCGAACGCACCGTTCCAGCAGCCCCTCGACGCTGCCCAGACCAACCTCGCCGACACCATGCGCGCCGACTGGGTGAAGTTCGCCGCCACCGGCACCTTCGGCCCGGTCGCCGGGACGGTCTCGTACCAGCTCCCCGCACCGAGCCTCTCGACGGACTTCGCCGAGCGGCACCACTGCGCCACTTTCGCACAGAATCTTGACAAGGTTAAGTAA